In a genomic window of Pontibacter liquoris:
- the asnB gene encoding asparagine synthase (glutamine-hydrolyzing): MCGLTGVFAFTEAGLGAMAKLRQASEALQHRGPEAEGLYRHGPVGLAHRRLSLIDPAPEANQPFTEATGRYTIVFNGEVFNYKQLRAALQQSGLPLQTTSDTEVVLQLYIQQGPDFLTKLRGFFALAIYDAAAQSLFIARDRYGEKPLLYYRDADQFLFGSEMSALLALGVPREVDYTSLFQYLQLTYVPAPAAMLRGVTKLLPGHALFIRQGKVQHLQWYRLPFDAAKAAHNPLPYPQQQVKLQQLLEEAVAERLVADVPVGAFLSGGIDSSVVVALASGQVSHLQTFSVGFKDAPYFDETHYARLVAHKYNTNHTELLLRNEDLHQHLTGMLDALSEPFADSSALAVYALSQHAGKKVKAVLSGDGADELFAGYNKHRAEYKVKAGGVAVAAVQQFRKVWEALPASRSTALGNKVRQLQRFATGAGLSARERYWFWTSWQQEAEAIALLNPDKQQFVYDEVYQERKNNLLQCFAGNPYDLNTVLCADWQVVLANDMLPKIDLMGMANNLEIRSPFLDHRLVEFVFALPVTSKIDNVIRKKILQETFRKILPAELFNRPKKGFEIPLQSFLTTEARGLLGEYLSDDFIAAQGIFDVQQIRNIRQRLNSASIASVQTKAWILLVFQHWWKNYLQA; encoded by the coding sequence ATGTGTGGACTAACGGGCGTTTTTGCATTTACGGAGGCCGGCCTCGGGGCCATGGCAAAGCTGCGGCAGGCCTCGGAGGCACTGCAGCACCGGGGCCCCGAGGCCGAGGGCCTCTACCGGCACGGGCCTGTGGGGCTGGCACACCGGCGGCTTTCCCTTATTGATCCGGCTCCGGAGGCAAACCAGCCCTTTACCGAGGCCACAGGGCGCTATACCATTGTCTTTAACGGCGAGGTATTTAACTATAAACAACTGCGGGCAGCGCTGCAGCAAAGCGGTCTGCCTTTGCAGACCACCTCTGATACGGAAGTGGTTCTGCAGCTATACATCCAACAAGGGCCGGATTTCCTCACCAAGTTGCGGGGGTTCTTTGCGCTGGCCATTTATGATGCTGCTGCCCAAAGCCTGTTCATTGCCCGCGACCGGTACGGCGAAAAACCGCTGCTATACTATAGGGATGCGGATCAGTTCCTGTTCGGCTCTGAAATGAGTGCGTTGCTGGCGTTGGGCGTTCCACGTGAAGTAGATTATACTTCCCTGTTTCAGTATTTGCAACTGACGTATGTGCCGGCGCCCGCCGCCATGCTGCGGGGCGTAACGAAATTGCTGCCCGGCCACGCGCTTTTTATCAGGCAGGGCAAGGTGCAGCACTTGCAATGGTACCGCCTACCCTTTGATGCCGCTAAAGCCGCCCATAACCCGCTGCCCTACCCGCAACAACAGGTAAAGCTGCAACAGCTGCTAGAAGAGGCAGTGGCCGAGCGGCTGGTAGCCGACGTGCCAGTCGGCGCTTTTCTGAGCGGGGGCATTGATTCGTCGGTAGTGGTGGCGCTGGCTTCGGGGCAGGTGTCACATCTGCAGACTTTTTCCGTAGGCTTTAAAGACGCGCCATACTTCGACGAAACCCACTATGCCCGGCTGGTAGCGCACAAGTATAACACCAACCATACTGAGCTGCTGCTGCGCAACGAGGACCTGCACCAGCACCTGACAGGGATGCTGGATGCTCTGAGCGAGCCTTTTGCCGATTCATCGGCGCTGGCGGTATATGCCTTAAGCCAGCATGCAGGCAAAAAGGTAAAAGCCGTGCTCTCCGGAGACGGGGCGGATGAATTGTTTGCCGGTTATAACAAACACAGGGCAGAGTATAAAGTAAAAGCCGGCGGGGTTGCCGTTGCTGCCGTGCAGCAGTTCCGGAAGGTATGGGAGGCGCTGCCTGCTTCCCGAAGCACGGCGCTGGGCAATAAAGTAAGGCAGTTACAACGTTTTGCAACAGGAGCCGGCTTATCGGCACGGGAACGGTATTGGTTTTGGACCTCGTGGCAACAGGAAGCGGAAGCAATAGCGTTGTTAAATCCTGATAAACAGCAGTTTGTTTATGATGAAGTATACCAGGAAAGAAAAAATAATTTGTTGCAGTGCTTTGCCGGTAACCCTTATGATTTAAACACCGTACTGTGTGCCGACTGGCAAGTGGTACTGGCAAACGATATGCTACCCAAAATTGACCTGATGGGCATGGCCAATAATCTTGAAATACGCAGTCCTTTTCTCGATCATCGGCTGGTGGAATTCGTATTTGCGTTACCTGTCACCTCCAAGATAGATAATGTTATCCGTAAAAAGATTCTGCAGGAAACGTTCCGGAAGATTTTACCGGCCGAACTGTTTAACAGACCCAAGAAAGGCTTTGAAATTCCACTGCAATCGTTTCTGACGACCGAAGCCCGGGGCTTGCTCGGCGAGTATCTCTCGGATGATTTTATAGCGGCGCAGGGAATATTTGACGTGCAGCAGATACGCAACATCCGGCAGCGCCTGAACTCGGCTTCTATAGCTTCTGTTCAGACCAAAGCATGGATACTGCTGGTTTTTCAGCATTGGTGGAAAAATTACCTGCAGGCTTAA
- a CDS encoding UDP-glucose dehydrogenase family protein produces the protein MRIAVVGTGYVGLVTGTCFAEVGIDVICIDIDAKKIENLKNGILPIYEPGLEEMVVRNSQKERLTFSTDLPASIQGCDAAFIAVGTPPGEDGSADLKYVLAVAKSIGQNMNDYLVVVTKSTVPVGTANKVRAAIEQELAARGVNIPFDVASNPEFLKEGAAIEDFLKPDRIVVGVASDKAEKVMKKLYKPFLMNGHPLICMDIPSAEMTKYAANAMLATKISFMNDIANLCEIMGADVNMVRKGIGSDARIGNKFIYPGIGYGGSCFPKDVKALIRTASENGYQMRVLQSVEEVNENQKSVLFNKISKHFNGELAGKTFAIWGLSFKPKTDDMREAPSLVIIQKLLEQGASVRAYDPVAIKEAKHTLGDSIEYGKDEYETLIDADALLLVTEWPEFRAPNFTVVSKLMKNKVVFDGRNIYDAADMRDKGFTYYGIGLQQVVHEENAAV, from the coding sequence ATGAGAATAGCTGTAGTTGGTACTGGATATGTAGGCCTGGTAACAGGAACCTGTTTTGCCGAAGTTGGTATTGATGTGATCTGTATCGATATCGATGCCAAAAAAATTGAGAACCTGAAAAACGGAATCCTTCCTATTTATGAGCCAGGTTTGGAAGAAATGGTGGTACGCAACTCCCAGAAGGAGCGCCTGACGTTTTCCACTGATCTGCCGGCCAGTATCCAGGGCTGCGATGCTGCCTTTATTGCCGTAGGAACACCTCCGGGTGAGGACGGCTCGGCCGACCTGAAGTATGTGCTGGCAGTGGCTAAGAGCATTGGCCAGAATATGAACGACTACCTGGTAGTGGTTACCAAAAGCACTGTGCCGGTTGGTACGGCAAACAAAGTACGCGCTGCTATTGAGCAGGAACTGGCCGCCCGTGGCGTGAACATTCCGTTTGATGTGGCCTCTAACCCCGAATTCCTGAAAGAAGGTGCCGCCATCGAAGACTTCCTGAAGCCGGACCGTATTGTAGTGGGCGTAGCCTCCGACAAAGCCGAGAAGGTGATGAAGAAGCTCTACAAACCTTTCCTGATGAACGGCCACCCGCTCATTTGCATGGATATTCCATCAGCCGAGATGACTAAGTATGCCGCTAACGCGATGCTGGCTACCAAGATCTCGTTCATGAACGACATTGCCAATCTTTGTGAGATCATGGGTGCCGATGTGAACATGGTGCGCAAGGGCATTGGCTCCGACGCCCGTATCGGTAACAAGTTTATCTATCCGGGTATTGGTTACGGCGGCTCGTGCTTCCCCAAAGATGTGAAAGCACTTATCAGAACAGCTTCTGAAAATGGCTACCAGATGCGTGTGCTGCAGAGCGTGGAGGAAGTGAATGAAAATCAGAAATCTGTTCTTTTCAATAAAATCAGCAAGCACTTCAACGGGGAGCTGGCCGGTAAAACGTTTGCCATCTGGGGGCTTTCCTTTAAGCCGAAAACAGACGATATGCGCGAAGCGCCATCGCTGGTAATTATCCAGAAGCTGCTGGAGCAGGGCGCAAGCGTGCGTGCCTATGACCCGGTTGCGATAAAAGAAGCCAAGCACACGCTGGGCGATAGCATTGAGTATGGCAAGGATGAGTATGAAACCCTGATCGATGCCGACGCTTTGCTGCTGGTAACAGAATGGCCGGAATTCAGAGCGCCTAACTTTACTGTAGTAAGCAAACTGATGAAGAACAAAGTGGTATTTGACGGCCGTAACATTTACGATGCCGCCGATATGCGCGACAAGGGCTTCACCTACTATGGCATTGGCCTGCAGCAGGTGGTGCATGAAGAAAATGCAGCTGTCTAA